Sequence from the Thermocoleostomius sinensis A174 genome:
AATTCCGCCACATCCGCAGGTGTTGCAGTTAATTATAGTAACAGACAATCGCACGAAATGTCTTGAAATGTCTTTCGGTCTTTGTCCTTTCTTTTGCCATAATCAAATATCCCTTGACTGATCATCCTGACCCATTACACAAGACGAATGGCTAATACTCGTGGCGCGATTGCGGCTGGACACCCCAAAACGGCTGAAGCAGGAGTGGAAATGTTTCGTTTAGGGGGGAATGTCTTTGATGCTGTTGTGGCAGCAGTCCTAGCGTCCTGCGTGACTGAGCCTACCTTAACGTCCCTAGCAGGGGGAGGATTTTTGCTGGCCCACACCCAAGCCGGGCAGGACATTTTGTTCGATTTTTTTAGTCAAACCCCGCGTTGTAAGCCCGATCGTCACGCTATTGATTTTTATCCAGTGGCGGTTAATTTTGGCAGTGTCACTCAAGAGTTTCACATTGGGTTAGGCTCGATCGCCGTGCCGGGTACAATTGGCGGATTGTTTCATGTGCATGACAAACTGGGACGGTTGCCACGGTCGGTGGTGATGGAACCCGCAATCCACTACGCCAAGAACGGAATTGAAGTTAGCCCATTTCAGTCTTACTGCGCGAGTATCCTTGCCCCCATCTTGCTAGCAACCGCCGAATCACGCCAAATGTTTGCCCCCACAGGCAACTTACTGCAAGCGGGCGATCGATTTGCCGTGCCAGCGTTGGCAGAAACATTCATTTACCTAGCCGAAGAGGGAGCCAGAGGATTTTACCAAGGGGACATTGCCCGCCGCTTGGTGAAAGATTGCCAAGATCAGGGCGGCTACTTAACGTTGGCAGATTTAGAACATTATCAAGTGATCGAGCGCCAACCGCTCATCACTAGTTATCGCGGCAATTTTTTTCTAACCAATCCGCCTCCCAGTTCCGGTGGTGCACTGATTGCCTTTGCGCTGGCCCTGCTTGCTCAGGTAGAGGTCGGACAATTTCCGTTTGGCTGCACAAAGCATCTGCAATTGTTGGCGCAAGTCATGAAATTGACCAATGCCGCCAGAGCCGATGGCTATGATGCTCGATTGTATGAACCAGATGTAGCCGATCGCTTCCTAGCCACCCATCACCGCGCTCCCTATGAAACCCAATTGTTGGCAGCGGTGAACAAATGGGGCAGCACTACCCACGTTAGTGCGATTGATGGCGAGGGCAATGCCGCCAGCGTCACAACCTCTAATGGCGAAGGCTCATCTTATGTGATTCCCGGCACAGGCATCATGACCAACAATATGCTAGGCGAAGCCGATTTGCATCCCAGTGGGTTTCACCAATGGCAAGAGAATGTGCGCATTTCTTCAATGATGGCTCCGACGATGATTTTGGATGCCAACCATCAGCCGGAAATTGTCCTGGGATCGGGCGGCTCTAATCGCATTCGGACAGCGATTCTTCAGGTGATCTCAAATTTGATTGATTTCAATCTGTCGGTGGAAGACGCCGTTAACTATCCCAGAGTGCATTGGGAAGCTGATGTGTTTAATGTGGAACCGGGCTTTGAGCGGTTGACGATCGATCGCACTCAGTTTCCGTTTGACCAACAATTAGAACTGTGGCCCCAGCAAAATCTCTTCTTTGGCGGAGTTCATGCCGTCACTCGCAGCACCACAGGAGACCTATCAGGGGCGGGCGATCGGCGGCGTTGTGGAGCGATCGCAGTTTGCTAGAGCAGCCATTCCAGCATCCTATCGTCTCCGTTGCTCAACAAGGCTGGAACCTTTATTTTGGAAGCGCATAAGGCACAATTTAGTCATACGCTTCTATCCCTAGCTGCTAATGTCTGAGCCGTTAATTGAACTGAAGGGGGTTTCTAAATCCTTTGGCCAGAATCCAATTCTCGATCGAGTGGATTTGACGGTTAATCGCGGTGAGGCCATTGCCATCATTGGGCCATCGGGAACAGGAAAATCTACCATTCTCCGCATTATGTGTGGGCTACTGGCTCCCGATGAAGGGGAAATTTACATCCGAGGACAAAAACGGGAACGTCTTCTGGAAGACGCAGAAGATCCGATTGGCATTAGTCTTGTATTTCAGCAAGCTGCCCTCTTTGACTCACTAACGGTTGAAGAAAATGTCGGGTTTGCGCTGTTTCGCCGATCGAAGCTACCGCGTCACGAAATTTGTGAGTTGGTGAATCAAAAGCTTGACATGGTGGGGTTGGCGGGAACGGGTAAGCGCTACCCTGCTGAGCTATCGGGTGGAATGCGCAAACGAGTTAGCTTGGCTCGGGCCATTATCACCGATCCGGATGATCCCAGAGGCTCCCCAGAGGTGCTACTCTACGATGAACCAACCGCAGGGCTTGACCCAATCGCCTCTACCATTACCGAAGACATTATTCGGCAATTGAAAGGACTAAAAGGCGGATGTGGTGCGTATGTCGTCGTGACTCATCAAGACAGTACCATTCGTCGAACTGCCGATCGCGTAATTTTTCTCTATCAAGGAAAAATTCACTGGGATGGTTCTGTCCATGACATTGACACAACAGACAATCCGTGGCTCCGACAATTTTTCAGTGGCAGTGTTGAGGGGCCGATCCATATTGCGGGGTGATGATTGAATCAAGCGGTGCAAGGAGAGGCAATGCAAACGGCAAGGCGGAGCGCAGGACTATCGCGATCGATGCGGCAAAGCGCTGTAGGGTTCCTGTTTTTAGGATCAGTGGCGCTGTTTATTGGGCTGTTGTTGTGGCTGCAAAACCTGAATCCTGCTCGTCGCAGCTATCGAGCCTTTATCGAATTCTCTGATGCAGGTGGGATGACTCCCGGCACAGTGGTGGCCTATCGAGGCGTGAGAGTTGGGCGAGTGGTGAGCATCGAACCTCAGCCTCAAGGGGTGGTGATTGAGGTTGAACTGGCCCGAGCCGATCGCCCAATTCCCAGCAATTCCATCATCGAAGCTAATCAGTCCGGCTTGGTGGGCGAAACTTCAATTAATATCACGCCGCTAGAAGTTTTGCCTTCCGATCGAGAAATTGCAGGGCCGCTAGACCCAGACTGTAATCCCGATCTGATTATCTGCGACGGTTCGCGCTTGCAAGGGGAAGCACAACTGGACGTGAATGAATTGATTCGATCGACCTTGCGCATTGCCAACCTGCTCAGCGATCCGCAATTTACCGCCAACATTAACTCAGTGGCCAGAAACGCCTCCGATGCCCTCGTTGCCATTACTGCCCTCAGCCAAGATGTCTCTGGGTTGACCAATGAAGTCGAACAACTCGTCGAAGGTGGCAGTGTCGAAAACACACTGACTTCCTTGGGAGAGGCGGCCGATGAAGTGCGGTTGCTCGTTGCCACCAATCGCACTGCTCTCTCAGATACGCTAGTGAGTTTTCAGCAATCTAGTGATCAACTGCGCGGTACGCTGAACACCATTTCCCTCACCGTCGATGAAATTTCTCCAGTGGTGAGTGAGGGCAATTTGCAGGAAATTGTTACTAATTTAGAAGTAATGTCTGCCAATGCAGCCGAAGCCGCTGCGAACCTGCGCGACTTCTCGACTGGAATCAACGATCCAGCGAATGCGCTGATACTGCAACAGTTGCTCGATTCGGCTCGATCGGTGTTTCAAAATGTGGAGAAAATTACTGCCGATCTCGATGAGTTAACGGGCGATCCGGCCTTTCGCAACAATCTACGCCAACTGATTGAGTCTCTCAACCGCTTAGTCGATGCCTCCGAACAGCTTGAGCGACAAGCCGAGATCGCCAAAGTGCTGAATTCATTGACCGTAGCCCTTGCTCCGGGAACTCCTGATTCAGCAACCACACCCCTGCCACGATCGCCAGCGCTGAAGTCACCGGAGCTAGCCTTGCCATCTCAACCACTACCAAGGCAGGATAGGCTGCCCCACTCATCTGCTCCTCCGCCTCGATCGACTCCATCCGCTACTTCCCCTCGGTATGGTAGCGATCGGGTTAGTCCAAATGAGCATCAGCAACCAGATGCTGCCGCACCCTCGTCGTTCTCGTTGCCAACCAGCGAAGCGACTGAATCTGTTCCGAACGCAAGACCAAACACCCAGTAGACAAGCTCTTACCTGGATTGGAAATTGACCCAGTGATCCAGGACAACGATTAACGAGGTAAGGGGATGGACAACTTGTACAATCTAATGCGATGCAAGGTAACAAACCGATCGCGGCGCTTAATTGCCTGGATAGTAGCAGGCCTAATGTCGGTGGGGATAATTGGCTGTAGCCATTCGGATTCCGCTTCATCGCGGCCATCTGCTCCTGACTCGTTAACCCTTGGCGCTACTATTACCAATGAACCAACCGCCCGGCTAGAGCGCACCTTCGCGGCATCAAAATCTCCAATTAAAGCCCTTGCCTTCAGCCCGGATGGACAAATGCTCGTCAGTGGTAGCTTGAATGGTGATACGAAGATCTGGAATGCAGACACGGGAGAATTGCTTCGACAGGTTAGCGATCGCCCCTCGATTCAATCGATCGCGGTGAGTGCAGACACGGTGCCCGCCTATCAATCAATCCTGCTGGCCAGCGGCGATGACCAAGGCGGCATTGAACTGCACAATCTCACCACTGGAGAATTACGACAGACGCTGGCGATTCCCGAAACAGTGGTGCAATCGGTGGCGTTTAGTCCCAATGGTCAATGGCTAGCCAGCGGACAGTGGAATGGCACGGTACAGCTTTGGGATATAGAAACTGGAGAACGGCTAAGCACCTTGGCTAACCATGACTATGGTGTAACCGTGGTGATGTTTGCACCTGCCACCAATACGGAATCGCCTCTGCTCATCAGTGCTGACTATGACGGCAATGTTAAATTATGGCGATCGAACAACGGAGAACTGCTTCGTACTTTCAATACGGCTCGCTATCCTGTGCTTGCTCTTGCGATTAGTCCGGACGGCAAAACGCTGGTGACGGGTAATGGAGATGGCACAGTCAAAAGCTGGAAATTACCCAGCGGTCGCTATATTCAAGGATTTCTGGGACATCTAGATGCGGTCACCGCCCTAACCATAAGCCCGGATGGACAAACTTTAGCTAGTAGTAGCCGCGATAAAACCATTAAACTGTGGGATCTCGCAACTGGAACCTTGATACAAACTCTCTCAGACGCACAGATGGACTCAATCATGGCGCTGGCTTTTAGCCCCAATGGAGACAAATTGGTCAGTGGCGATCAAGCGGGAATGATTCAGGTCTGGCACAGAAACTAGGCGCTGGGGTGAGTACGGCAAGGCATCGCAACCCAGGGAAGACAAATTTTGTCGATAACCTTACACTTCTCACTGACCCAGCTTCATACACGACTTTAGCCAGTTCGTTCATCCCTTTACTTAATCTTCATCGTCTCAGATCACAGCCTCTTCGCTTCGCAGTCGGTTAAAACGGAGGAGTTGTGTCGAGGAGCGATCATCATATAGGCAAGAACAAGTTCGTAACTTAGCGGCTACCGTCCTGCGTTAGGGCGTTTCTACGGTGAAGATAAAGTAGTTCCTAATACTGCTTGCATCTACAAATCAGGGAAAGTACTGTCCGTAATGAAAATAAAAAGTTCGTGTGAATTACGGATTGACAAGTACGGATGCTTACCTGCCAAATTCTATATTTGGAACTAGAATGAGCTTAGGCCATATCTGGCGGCAATCGCGAGGATTTCCTTTGCTGCTGGACGTATAGCCGAATACCATCTTGTAAATTCTGACGGCTAATCTCTGTACCTGAATGCAAATTCCCAGGAGTTTCAAAAAAAACTATGCTATCTACGGGCTTCATTGCTAGCATTTGAAATAAGATCTGCACCACGGGGATTGGTAGAGCCATCACCTGTGGATCATTCGGAGCCTGTGGACTGGCTGCTGCATCCTTCAGCGTAGGGAACGCATACACTACGTTTTTAGTCAAGTTTGATTGGGTGCGATGAGTCAGGGTAGTCATTAACCAATTCTGCTCCAGGGTTTGCAGAATAAAGTATTGAGGGTGTTTCAACCGACTGGCGATCGTCAACAGAGCCGGTGCGATCGTTTGAACATCGGTAGGGTTCGCTCCATATTGGGGAGCTTGCTCAATCAACATTTGAATCTGTTGTTCTGGGTTCATATGTATACATCCCGATTGATGAAAGTGCTCAATTTGGGTGCAGAGGTCGTCCGTCTTCCCAGTCTAGATTAGTCCTTTTATGAGGGGTTAGAGATCGGATGGCGTTTGAAATTGATTGTGTTAGCTTGATAGGCGGCAAAATTCCATCAGGGGGACGATACCGAGGCGTGGAGACAATTTTCCAACTGATCTTCAGCGAGTTGAAACAAACAACTCGTGCATCTGAACAAAATTGTCGGGCCGTTGCCACCCGTTTAGCCGGAGAAGTGAACCGCATCTGTTCAGAGAGCAAGCGGATTCAAGCGTCTGGAGAGGTGGAAACGTGGTCTACAACGCTGGCACGTCACCGACTGAAGCAATGCCTCAAGTACTATGAACTGGGGTCTCATCGCGGCCGAGTAGAATTACATAGCACTCTGAGTGCCGTGGTTTATCGATACATTACTCCTCCCCAGGTACAGTCGAGCTACCAAGCCCGTCTGACCCTGATTGAAGATTTTTTGCAAGGATTTTACATCGAATCGCTTAGTGCCTTCCGCCGCGAGAACCAGATGGCAGCAGACTATCGCCCTCGCACACTGTTGGAATTGGCGGAATATATGGCTTTTAGCGAACGCTATGGCAAGCGGCGCATTCCACTGCCGGGTCGTCGCAGCCAGCAATTGATCATTCTGCGGGCGCAAACTTTTTCGCAGCAACAACCCCCCGAAACAATGGTGGACATTGAACAAGCGGCTGAAGGATCAAGCGGAGAAGCCGATGCCCGCAGTACCGTTCCAATGCCACAAGTGCGGGAACAAATGATGGCCATGGAACCAGAGTTGCCCGAAGATGCGCTCCGCCATACGGTGATTGCTGAGTTGATGAGCTACTTGGAAGAACGCCAGCAGCAAGATTGCGCTGACTATTTTGCTTTGCGGCTGCAAGATCTGCCCGCGAATGAAATTGAGGCCATTCTGGGACTAACCGCTAGACAGCGAGACTATTTGCAGCAACGCTTTAAATATCATCTGATTCGATTTTCGCTATCGCACCATTGGGAATTGGTGCATCAGTGGCTAGAGGCCGATCTGGAACGTAATTTTGGGCTAACGCCGCAGCAATGGCAAGTCTTGCAAGATTGCCTCACGCCGCAGCAACAGGAGCTACTGCAACTTAAACAAAAAGGAATGCCGGATGTATCAATCACACAGGCGATCGGGCTGACCCCAACTCAGTTGCAAAAGCAATGGTCAAAATTACTGGAACAAGCTTGGGAAATTCGCAATAATTTTTTTTCCGGGCCCAATCCACAGGTTGATGAATAATTTATAAAGTGTTCATCAAAATTGCTTGAATTCACTTGAAAAATTCGCAACAATTTTATATCCGGATCAGGGGCAGGCATCCATGAATAATGACGCAGAAGCCATCCAACAGTTGTTTGATTGGCTATTGCAAGAACCAAACCCGGCTATTTCAGCGCCATCAGGGAATCGTGCTAGTCGAAAGGCTAGTCCAGATGAGTCCGGGACTTCAAGCTTGCAACCTCCATATTTTGATCCTCTCGATTCTGAAGCAGTAGACTTCATGCCTGCTGAGTTAGACGAATCGAGTCTTTCATCTTTTCAACAACCTTCATCATTAGAATTTGGAGACATACCTGCTGTGCAAGACCGTTTTCAAGCTTTACTAAAGCGTCGACTCCGCGCTGAAATCGAACGCAATCCTCCCCGTTTTCCGTGGGAAACTGGCTCGTTTGATTATGAAGTCGAGTATTCTGACCTGCCAACGCCGGAACAAGTTCCAGCGGGTGTATGGGCGGCACAATTACAAACGTTGAATTTACCCATCCCGATGCCCGATCGCGTGCTTGTGCAATTGTTGGATCACTGCCGGATGGTCGTGCAGTCTTCGTTGCAAGAAGGTGCCAAATTGGTACACATTGTCGAGTCGCTGTTTCCAGGACAGTTTCAGTCTCTTAATCAATTAGCGGGGATGGTGCTGTCTGGGCCGTCCCGCTCTGGGCAAGCGGCGATCGCGCCACCCGCAAACCTGCCTCGTCATTATGATGTAGCAACCCCCATGCAGCAAATGGCCCTGTCGCTGCTGGCGGCTCGCGAAATTCTAGAATCCATGACGCTGAACGTGTCACCCAGTCAGCCCTATGCGCAACAAGTGTGGCAGACAGCCGTGGGCGAAATCAAAGTCGAGGCCGAGTATCAGCCTCAAACGCAGCAAATTTGTATTCAAGGCACGTTGCCGCAGGCAGGCAGCCTGTGCTTCAGAAATGGCCCCGATCAATCAACGGCAGTGTGTTCTGAAGCGGATTGTGTCCGTGTAGCGCTGTCTAACCTGAAGCCAAATCAACCCTATACCTTAGAAGTATTACTGCAAGATAGCGAAGTACCGTTTGTGTTCGCTATTTGCCCCCTGACCTCTGAAGACTAAAACGGTGAGGACATGATTTTGGAGTTCTATTAGCTGTATCTAGTCTGTTTAGGATTATTGGGTATTGTTAGCCATTGAGGAAAGGAGTCATCAATACAGAGGACTCCTTTCCTTTTGTGGGTGCTTCTTATGGCTGTTTTTTTTAAGCTGGCTCCCTTAGTGTTTCGGTTTGGGCGCATGATGCTCATGCCAATGCCGAGCAATATCCACGCGGCGACACAGCCAAACCCGATCGTGCTGTTGCACATAGTCTAGGAAACGCGCCAAGGCAGCCGCCCGTCCCGGACGCCCCACCAAACGGCAGTGTAGCCCCACGCTCATCATTTTTGGAGCCGTTTCACCTTCGGCATAGAGCAAATCAAAGGCATCGCGTAAATAGGCAAAAAACTGATCACCTGAATTAAAGCCCTGACTGGTAGCAAACCGCATGTCGTTGTTGTCGAGCGTGTAGGGAATCACCAAATGGGGTTGGTCATAGTCTTGCACCCAATAGGGCAAGTCGTCGGCATAGCTATCGGAATCATATAGAAACCCACCCTCCTCCACCACCAATTTGCGGGTGTTGGGACTGTTACGCCCTGTATACCACCCCAGGGGACGGCTGCCGGTAACGCGAGTGTGAATCTCGATCGCCATTTGCAAATGTTCGCGTTCAGTTGGTTCAGCGAAATACTTATAATCAATCCAGCGATAGCCATGACTGGCAATTTCCCAGTTACCTTCATTCATAGCGGCCACCGCTTCGGGATTGCGTTCCAGCGCCATCGCCACACCATAAACCGTCACAGGAATGCCACGCTGGGTAAACAGTCGATGTAACCGCCAAAACCCGGCTCGGCTACCGTACTCATAGCAAGATTCAATATTCATGTGCCGCACTCCGGCTAGAGGAACCGCCCCTACTACTTCAGACAGAAACGCCTCGGCCGATTCGTCCCCATGCAGCACGCAGTTTTCGCCGCCTTCTTCGTAGTTAATCACAAACTGTACTGCAACCCGGGCTTGATCTGGCCAGTTGGGGTCAGGAGTATGCTGGCCATACCCCACCATGTCTCTGGGATAGCGATCGACCATAGGTATCTTTGTTCCTGTGTTGTTTAGGCTTCAGTTCTACAGCAATGGGGAGAGGATGCCTGCGGCGGTGCCCCTATAACGGTAAACGAATTAAATTATTTCCTCATGGTAAACTCCCTTCAGAAATATTGTTGTGGTGTATGAGAAGTGATTGACCATGTGTTTATATAAGCAAACTTTAAACAGACTTAAACTAGGGCTGGTATTGGTGATGATCGGTCCATTGACAACAACCGCTGCTTTGGCAAATACAGAGGTAGCACCTTCCATTGAAATTACCCAAACCTCGCCTACTCCCGCACAGCCAACCGCCCCAACGAGTCCAGATGCTGCTGCCGAACGAGTTGTCAACACTGGACTCGTTGAACAAGTGGACTATATCAACGCTTGTCGCCGCACCAATCGATCGGTGGAGGTGTTTGCCGATACGGCCCTGAGTCCAGTCAATCGAGTTGGCTCATTAGCTGCCAATACCTCAGTCTTTTTGACCGGGGTGCTGGCCCCTGGGCGGGCCCAAATTGCCCGGCGCGACTCTCCTACTAGCAGTATTACGGTAGTGGGGTGGGTCAATGCGGCCAACTTAACTACTTGTGATGCTCCTGTGCCCATACGCGCCTGCTATGGCATCAATGTCGATAATTTGTCTGTTCGCAGCGCCCCCAGCAGCACCTCTGCGTTCCGGGGATCGCTCAGGGCAGGATCGATCGTCTATGCCACAGCCAATCCGCCAAGAGAACAAGTATCGCCTAACGCACCGCCTGATTTTGGTCGTATTTGGGTAGAAATTTTGCAAGATGGTCAGCCAGCCTGGATTGCCAGAACTGGACAATCTGGACTAGGCAGCAACGCCACTCGCCTGTCGGATACAGCCTGTAATCCGTAATTCTGATTTCTCTGTTGTTAGATCGGGCCAAGGAGCGATCGACCATGCATTGGAATGTTTGTCTTAGTAGTAAAATTCGTTCTCAAGGCTTGACCATTGGTTTAGCTGCGATTGGGACTATGGTGATCGGGTGGGAGCAACCGGCCGTTGCTAGGGGCGATCAGCACTCACCCACCCATCGCTATGGGGATGAGTACGACTATCACGAGGAGCGCTATGAGGATAGCGAAGAGGTTTATGGCGATCGCACCTGGCAAACGATCACAGGACTGACCCAGCAATCGAATTTAATTGGCGCGTGTCGCTACAGCCTGAATAGTTTAGATGTCTATCGAGATGCCGCCCGCACCCAGCGCATTTTGACGATCGTTCCTGATACTGAACTGCGCTTAACAGGGGTCGTTGGCACGGGCGTCGCCGAAATCTATTCCCCCGCCCTCGGCTGGATCAGCACCGCCACCATTGAAGCGTGTGATGCCATCCCTGCTCCAGAGCCAGCGGCGCAAGCCTGTTACGAAATTTTAACCACGGTAACCGTTCGCAGTGGTCCCGATGGCAGTTATCCAGGAATTGGTCAAATTCGCCGAGGCGGCATTGCCTACGCTACTACCAATCCACCCACTGTTTCAGTCAGCCGCGATCGCCGCCGATGGATTGAAATCTATTTCCCGCGCCAAGGACAGGGCTGGTTTTCACTCACCGGATCAGGGGGAGCCGGGCAAAATGCAGTACGGCTGCCAGATGAGCAGTGTGATTGGGAAGGATGAAGGATGAGGTGCGGCAAGAATTCGATCCACGTCAAGCATCTACACCACTGTTAGACAGACTGAAAACCTGCGCCCAACGATCGTCTGTGGCGTTCCACACACCTGGACACAAGCGGGGACAGGGCATCTCCGCTAACTTGAGAGATTGGCTGGGGCAAGCAGTATTTCAAGCAGATTTGCCAGAATTGCCGGAACTGGACAACTTGTTTGCACCCAAGGGCGTGATTCAGCAAGCGCAAGTGTTAGCCGCCGCCGCCTTTGGGGCAGAGCAGACATGGTTTTTGGCGAATGGGTCTACGTGTGGAATAGAAGCCGCTGTGTTGGCGACCTGTCAGCCAGGAGACAAGATAGTTCTGCCGCGTAATGTGCATCAGTCGGCGATCGCCGCTCTAATTCTCTCAGGAGCCATTCCTATATATGTGCAGCCTGACTATGATGCAGAGTGGGACGTGGCGCATGGGGTTTCACCTACTACAATTAAAACGGCGATCGCGCAACACCCTGATGCCAAAGCGGTGTTGATTGTGTCACCCACCTACTACGGTGTAACCAGCCCAGTGCAGGAAATCGCTGAAATTGTCCATCAGCATGATATTCCTCTGCTAGTAGACGAAGCTCACGGTGCTCATTTCGCCTTTCATCCTGACTTGCCGCCGTCGGCTTTGTCGCAAGGAGCCGATCTAGCGGTGCAGTCAATCCACAAAACCCTGTCAGCCCTAACCCAAGCGGCTATGCTGCATGTGCAAGGCGATCGCATCGATCGCGATCGCCTCACCCGCTGCTTATCTTTGGTGCAGTCCACTAGTCCCAACTATTTGCTGCTAGCTTCATTAGACGCCGCCCGCCAGCAGATGGCCATCCAAGGACAACCCTTGATGGAACAAGCGCTGAGTTTGTCCAACCGCGTCAGACAGGAACTTGAGCAAATTTCGGGGCTACTCGTGTTAGCCGATCGCTCCGATCTGCTTCCTGGCTTCGCCGCTCTGGACTGGACTCGCATCACGATTGATGTCATTAGATTAGGATTAACTGGCTTTGCCGCAGACGAAATATTGCACGAGACCTTTGGTGTCACCGCAGAACTGCCCGGTCTGCGCCATCTCACCTTCATCCTGACGTTTGGTAACACCAACGCAGACATCGATCGATTAGTATCAGCGTTTAGAGTATTATCTACACTCAAACCGCAACCCCAACTAGAATCCCATTGCCTTTCTTCATCATCCTTTCTGCTTCCTCCCTTCTCTCTTCCCCCCCTCACGCCCCGTCAAGCCTTCTTCTCAGCGGCTGTCACCCTGCCGATCGCCCACGCGATTGACCGCATCAGTGCCGAGTTGGTTTGTCCCTATCCGCCTGGAATCCCTGTACTGTTACCCGGCGAAGTAATCACGACCGAGGCGATCGAGTATTTGCAGCAAGTCCTAGCTGCCGGGGGCGTTGTGGCAGGATGCACCGACTCAACCCTGGAAACCCTGAGAATTGTCAACGGTTGAGCAACGGTTGAGCCGCGATCGGAGAATCATACTCCTGATAAAGTGATGAGAGGCACCTATTCTTGCATCCCCTCGTATAACAGTCGGGCAAACAGCCGGGCCCCATCGTCGGTCTTCAGCCGGGCATAGGTGAGTGGCTCTGATACCCCAACCGTTCGTAGATCAGACAGCAGTTCTGGATGAAACTGGCAGGTAAACGATCGTCGGATCTGCTTACTCTCAAAATCCTTATAGATTACGCAGGTTGCCGAACATTCCGTGACAATTTCATCACCAATGGTGGTAGAACACAAAATTTCGATCGCATCTGGCAGTTTCAATAACCATGCCAGCGAACTACCCGCTAAGGTCGATCGATACGGGATGATGGCATCATGCAGCGAACGATAGGCCCAATTGGCAAATAAGATGGCTTCTTCGT
This genomic interval carries:
- the ggt gene encoding gamma-glutamyltransferase gives rise to the protein MANTRGAIAAGHPKTAEAGVEMFRLGGNVFDAVVAAVLASCVTEPTLTSLAGGGFLLAHTQAGQDILFDFFSQTPRCKPDRHAIDFYPVAVNFGSVTQEFHIGLGSIAVPGTIGGLFHVHDKLGRLPRSVVMEPAIHYAKNGIEVSPFQSYCASILAPILLATAESRQMFAPTGNLLQAGDRFAVPALAETFIYLAEEGARGFYQGDIARRLVKDCQDQGGYLTLADLEHYQVIERQPLITSYRGNFFLTNPPPSSGGALIAFALALLAQVEVGQFPFGCTKHLQLLAQVMKLTNAARADGYDARLYEPDVADRFLATHHRAPYETQLLAAVNKWGSTTHVSAIDGEGNAASVTTSNGEGSSYVIPGTGIMTNNMLGEADLHPSGFHQWQENVRISSMMAPTMILDANHQPEIVLGSGGSNRIRTAILQVISNLIDFNLSVEDAVNYPRVHWEADVFNVEPGFERLTIDRTQFPFDQQLELWPQQNLFFGGVHAVTRSTTGDLSGAGDRRRCGAIAVC
- a CDS encoding ABC transporter ATP-binding protein, with amino-acid sequence MSEPLIELKGVSKSFGQNPILDRVDLTVNRGEAIAIIGPSGTGKSTILRIMCGLLAPDEGEIYIRGQKRERLLEDAEDPIGISLVFQQAALFDSLTVEENVGFALFRRSKLPRHEICELVNQKLDMVGLAGTGKRYPAELSGGMRKRVSLARAIITDPDDPRGSPEVLLYDEPTAGLDPIASTITEDIIRQLKGLKGGCGAYVVVTHQDSTIRRTADRVIFLYQGKIHWDGSVHDIDTTDNPWLRQFFSGSVEGPIHIAG
- a CDS encoding MlaD family protein, with the translated sequence MQTARRSAGLSRSMRQSAVGFLFLGSVALFIGLLLWLQNLNPARRSYRAFIEFSDAGGMTPGTVVAYRGVRVGRVVSIEPQPQGVVIEVELARADRPIPSNSIIEANQSGLVGETSINITPLEVLPSDREIAGPLDPDCNPDLIICDGSRLQGEAQLDVNELIRSTLRIANLLSDPQFTANINSVARNASDALVAITALSQDVSGLTNEVEQLVEGGSVENTLTSLGEAADEVRLLVATNRTALSDTLVSFQQSSDQLRGTLNTISLTVDEISPVVSEGNLQEIVTNLEVMSANAAEAAANLRDFSTGINDPANALILQQLLDSARSVFQNVEKITADLDELTGDPAFRNNLRQLIESLNRLVDASEQLERQAEIAKVLNSLTVALAPGTPDSATTPLPRSPALKSPELALPSQPLPRQDRLPHSSAPPPRSTPSATSPRYGSDRVSPNEHQQPDAAAPSSFSLPTSEATESVPNARPNTQ
- a CDS encoding WD40 repeat domain-containing protein, whose product is MDNLYNLMRCKVTNRSRRLIAWIVAGLMSVGIIGCSHSDSASSRPSAPDSLTLGATITNEPTARLERTFAASKSPIKALAFSPDGQMLVSGSLNGDTKIWNADTGELLRQVSDRPSIQSIAVSADTVPAYQSILLASGDDQGGIELHNLTTGELRQTLAIPETVVQSVAFSPNGQWLASGQWNGTVQLWDIETGERLSTLANHDYGVTVVMFAPATNTESPLLISADYDGNVKLWRSNNGELLRTFNTARYPVLALAISPDGKTLVTGNGDGTVKSWKLPSGRYIQGFLGHLDAVTALTISPDGQTLASSSRDKTIKLWDLATGTLIQTLSDAQMDSIMALAFSPNGDKLVSGDQAGMIQVWHRN
- the hetZ gene encoding heterocyst differentiation protein HetZ — translated: METIFQLIFSELKQTTRASEQNCRAVATRLAGEVNRICSESKRIQASGEVETWSTTLARHRLKQCLKYYELGSHRGRVELHSTLSAVVYRYITPPQVQSSYQARLTLIEDFLQGFYIESLSAFRRENQMAADYRPRTLLELAEYMAFSERYGKRRIPLPGRRSQQLIILRAQTFSQQQPPETMVDIEQAAEGSSGEADARSTVPMPQVREQMMAMEPELPEDALRHTVIAELMSYLEERQQQDCADYFALRLQDLPANEIEAILGLTARQRDYLQQRFKYHLIRFSLSHHWELVHQWLEADLERNFGLTPQQWQVLQDCLTPQQQELLQLKQKGMPDVSITQAIGLTPTQLQKQWSKLLEQAWEIRNNFFSGPNPQVDE
- the puuE gene encoding allantoinase PuuE, producing the protein MVDRYPRDMVGYGQHTPDPNWPDQARVAVQFVINYEEGGENCVLHGDESAEAFLSEVVGAVPLAGVRHMNIESCYEYGSRAGFWRLHRLFTQRGIPVTVYGVAMALERNPEAVAAMNEGNWEIASHGYRWIDYKYFAEPTEREHLQMAIEIHTRVTGSRPLGWYTGRNSPNTRKLVVEEGGFLYDSDSYADDLPYWVQDYDQPHLVIPYTLDNNDMRFATSQGFNSGDQFFAYLRDAFDLLYAEGETAPKMMSVGLHCRLVGRPGRAAALARFLDYVQQHDRVWLCRRVDIARHWHEHHAPKPKH